A region from the Spea bombifrons isolate aSpeBom1 chromosome 7, aSpeBom1.2.pri, whole genome shotgun sequence genome encodes:
- the LOC128502209 gene encoding peptidyl-prolyl cis-trans isomerase G-like has product MISDRTSCLRLMDSGEMFTYFCVLVVAGRLVFELFSDICPKTCENFRSLCTGEKGIGKKTKKPLHYKNCIFHRVVKDFMIQGGDFSEGNGRGGESIYGRFFEGNNENYFISHDKEFMLSMANRGRGRNGSQFFITTKPAPQLDRLYVVFGQLISGHEVVREIENQKTDIFDKPYIGVKIEDCGEVTQKSEEILESKKKDSVTTN; this is encoded by the exons ATGATCAGTGACCGTACTTCCTGCTTGAGATTAATGGACAGTGGG GAAATGTTTACCTATTTTTGTGTTCTGGTTGTAGCTGGAAGACTTGTCTTCGAACTGTTTTCAGATATTTGTCCAAAAACGTGCGAGAATTTCCGTAGTCTCTGCACAG GTGAAAAGGGCATtggaaaaaaaacgaaaaagcCATTGCATTACAAAAATTGCATTTTCCATAGAGTCGTGAAGGACTTCATGATACAAGGAGGGGACTTCAGTGAGG GAAATGGAAGAGGTGGAGAATCTATATATGGAAGATTCTTTGAAGGAAAta atgaAAACTACTTTATCAGTCATGATAAGGAATTTATGCTTTCAATGGCCAACAGAGGAAGGGGCAGAAATGGGTCACAGTTTTTTAT AACAACTAAACCTGCACCCCAGTTGGACCG CCTTTATGTTGTTTTTGGACAACTTATTTCTGGCCATGAAGTGGTGAGGGAAATTGAAAATCAGAAAACTGACATTTTTGACAAGCCATACATTGGGGTCAAAATAGAGGACTGCGGAGAAGTGACTCAAAAATCAGAAg